The sequence CCCACACACGTGCTGCATCGTCATATGCTGCCGCTCGCGATACGTTCCACCGTCAGTCTCGTCTCGATTTTCGACGCCGCGCCCATTTCGAACGGGCGCCCGATGATCCTCACCGATGCCGGCGTTACTACCGTGTGCACGTACGCACGAGTCGCCGGGCTGATCCGCAACGCGGTCGATGTGGCGCGCAGCGTCATGCAAATCGACCGGCCCCGCGTGGCGCTGCTCTCCGCAAACGAAAAGATCCTGCCCACGCTGCCGTCCACGCAACTGGGCGCGGAATTCACGCGCCGCGGATGGCCCGACGCGTTCGTCTACGGCCCGTTGTCGCTGGACTTGGCCACCGATCCCCGCGCGGTCGCGTCCAAGGGCCTGCCCGATGTGCCGGGCGCACGTGAAGTGGCCGGGCGAGCCGACATCCTCGTGTGCCCCTGCATCGACTCCGGCAACGTCATCTACAAAATGGTCAGCGCCTTGATCAAATACGGCGAGGCCTCGCTCGCGAATATCATCATGGGCTTTCCCAAACCCTACGTGCTCCTTTCGCGCTCCGACGCGCTCGAGACGCGCCTGAATTCCCTCGCGCTCGGCGCGATCTACGCCCAGCGCGGGCTCGGTGAACAGCCCAGGCCCGTTGCGGCGCCGGCGCACCGGCGCCTCTATCGCATCGTGGCCGTCAACCCCGGCTCGACGTCCACTAAAATCGCGTTGTTCGAAAATGATCACTGCGTGGAGCAGTTGGAGTCCGAGTACGCCGTTCCCAACGTCCTGACCGTAGAGGAACGGCGGAATCAGGCCGCTGAACTGGCGCAACGGGTCCTGGATGCGCTCGACGCCGCTGACTGGAAGCACGTGGACGCCGTCGCGGCGCGGGGCGGATTTGTGCCGCGCCCGCCGGGTAAGCTGTCCGGCGGCGCATACGCCATCGCGGAGGTCCAGAACGGCGCCGTAACGGTCAACAAAGCGCTCGTCGACGCGGTGCTTGAGCACCCGGAGAAGCATCACGCGAGCAATCTGGGCATCCCCGTCGCCGCAATACTGGCCCGGACGCTCCAGGCGCCGGCGTACACGGTGGACCCGGTGGTCGTTGACGAATTCACGCCCGAAGCCGAAATCTCCGGGTATGCCGGGATTGCGCGGCGCGACGTATCGCACGCGCTGAGCGTGCGCGCCGCGAGCCGCAAGGCAGCGCAGACCGTGGGCCGACCGCTGGAAGAAATCAACCTC comes from Candidatus Hydrogenedentota bacterium and encodes:
- the buk gene encoding butyrate kinase — encoded protein: GKGFERVVDLVEIAGSLRPLAAVMAGGERVEDLLLVESARDHGIIDRIVLVGRKQRIAEAVEKVGIDVPEHDIVAAGSDEEAAAATVEHVRSGAAEMVLKGSTPTHVLHRHMLPLAIRSTVSLVSIFDAAPISNGRPMILTDAGVTTVCTYARVAGLIRNAVDVARSVMQIDRPRVALLSANEKILPTLPSTQLGAEFTRRGWPDAFVYGPLSLDLATDPRAVASKGLPDVPGAREVAGRADILVCPCIDSGNVIYKMVSALIKYGEASLANIIMGFPKPYVLLSRSDALETRLNSLALGAIYAQRGLGEQPRPVAAPAHRRLYRIVAVNPGSTSTKIALFENDHCVEQLESEYAVPNVLTVEERRNQAAELAQRVLDALDAADWKHVDAVAARGGFVPRPPGKLSGGAYAIAEVQNGAVTVNKALVDAVLEHPEKHHASNLGIPVAAILARTLQAPAYTVDPVVVDEFTPEAEISGYAGIARRDVSHALSVRAASRKAAQTVGRPLEEINLVVAHLGGGVTIAAVRHGRMADSNISLLGGGPFTPQRAGQLPASELIDLCFSGRFTREELFEELTRRGGLQSYLGEHRLDAIEERIRAGDGHARLIVEAMAYQIAKEVGAMHVAAGCDIEAIVFTGGMVRSERIRNELRKRLGRLAPILIFDEPLEMEALAAGALAALTGEAPPKRYAWGGPDNDGEGGNPHE